The following are from one region of the Candidatus Kinetoplastibacterium crithidii genome:
- a CDS encoding HAD-IA family hydrolase translates to MNKISSVLLDLDGTLIDSLLDITDSINHMRKDLDLISLPEHIIKGFIGKGIDNLIKKSLYDYIISKNNTLDKEKLFKKAKDLFSQYYCNCNGNRTVLYQGVLEGLDKLRKEQLSLSIVTNKPSKPTFQILQKLNLSHLFSYVICGDTCQRCKPAPDQILFACKQLNVTPEECIMIGDSSNDVMAARAANLAAVLVVPYGYHNKKNILELCANDVIEDLTKTSDWIHCYNNLNYYNL, encoded by the coding sequence ATGAATAAAATCTCATCAGTTTTACTAGATCTAGATGGAACATTGATAGATTCATTATTAGATATAACTGATTCTATTAATCATATGAGAAAAGATTTAGATTTAATAAGTTTACCTGAACATATAATAAAAGGATTTATAGGGAAAGGCATTGACAATTTAATCAAAAAATCATTATATGATTACATAATCAGTAAAAATAATACGCTAGATAAAGAAAAACTCTTCAAGAAAGCAAAAGATTTATTTTCCCAATATTACTGTAATTGTAACGGGAATAGAACTGTTTTATATCAAGGAGTTTTAGAAGGTTTGGATAAACTAAGAAAAGAACAGCTATCACTATCTATAGTAACAAATAAGCCTAGTAAACCTACTTTCCAAATTTTACAAAAACTAAACCTATCTCATTTATTCTCTTATGTAATTTGTGGTGATACATGCCAACGTTGTAAACCCGCCCCAGATCAAATATTATTTGCATGTAAACAACTTAATGTTACACCAGAAGAATGTATTATGATAGGAGACTCTAGTAATGATGTCATGGCAGCTAGAGCTGCTAATTTAGCAGCAGTTTTAGTAGTACCTTATGGTTATCATAATAAAAAAAATATTTTAGAATTATGTGCAAATGATGTAATAGAAGACTTGACAAAAACATCTGATTGGATACATTGTTATAACAATTTAAATTATTACAATTTATGA
- a CDS encoding murein transglycosylase A, with protein MIYNKNYRILVIVIFFIIFVSNVFAKEELILSGDGYNGSSVSFKSVSWDQVPSWFDDDFMTVWDVFLKNCRFIIKNKDCKGIHRVVSSEVWSPVCNAAFDYENSSKNKDNKSIREFFQKYLDPWAFTSNNKLVNCKMTGYCEPFFKGSRHRTDKYQWPIFAVPDDLVTIDLGLFNLDLKGMIIRGKLSGSRVIPYDSRESLGNRSEELPIIAWLDNAFDSVFLGTQGSGRIFLQDGPDKGKLIKVGYASSNGYPFVSIGKWLLENEGINPSYKNIKKWMLENPTKTKDLINKNPRVVFFHEVNELDIAVGPIGSYGIELTPMRSIAVDSNFIPLGTPIFFSTNNLLNSNELLYGTVFAQDTGSLIKGADRSDFFWGSGFDATEKANTTDYSYRMWILWPKNKWSSFFN; from the coding sequence ATGATATATAACAAAAATTATCGAATTCTTGTAATTGTAATATTTTTTATAATTTTTGTAAGCAATGTGTTTGCAAAAGAAGAATTAATTTTAAGTGGTGACGGATATAATGGATCATCAGTCAGTTTTAAATCTGTATCTTGGGATCAAGTACCAAGTTGGTTTGATGATGATTTTATGACTGTTTGGGATGTTTTTTTAAAAAATTGTAGATTTATTATTAAAAACAAAGATTGTAAAGGAATACATAGAGTTGTGTCTTCTGAAGTATGGAGTCCAGTATGTAATGCAGCTTTTGATTATGAAAATTCTTCTAAAAATAAAGACAATAAATCTATTAGGGAATTCTTTCAAAAATACTTAGATCCATGGGCTTTCACCTCTAATAATAAATTGGTTAATTGTAAAATGACCGGTTATTGTGAACCCTTTTTCAAAGGATCTCGTCATAGAACTGATAAGTATCAATGGCCAATATTTGCTGTCCCAGATGACTTAGTAACTATTGATCTAGGACTGTTTAACTTAGATTTAAAAGGTATGATTATTAGAGGCAAATTATCAGGATCCAGGGTTATTCCTTACGATTCTAGAGAGAGTTTAGGAAATAGAAGTGAAGAATTGCCAATAATAGCTTGGTTAGATAATGCCTTTGACAGTGTTTTCCTAGGAACTCAAGGTTCTGGAAGAATTTTTCTGCAAGATGGTCCGGATAAAGGAAAACTTATCAAAGTTGGTTATGCATCTAGTAATGGATATCCATTTGTATCAATTGGTAAATGGTTGTTAGAGAATGAAGGAATTAATCCGTCATATAAGAATATAAAAAAATGGATGCTAGAAAATCCAACAAAGACAAAAGATTTGATTAATAAGAATCCAAGAGTAGTATTTTTCCATGAGGTTAATGAGCTAGATATTGCTGTTGGTCCTATTGGATCTTACGGAATAGAACTTACTCCTATGAGATCAATTGCAGTTGATAGTAATTTTATCCCTTTAGGGACGCCGATATTTTTTTCAACCAATAATTTATTAAATTCTAACGAATTGTTATATGGAACAGTGTTTGCTCAAGATACAGGATCTCTTATTAAAGGTGCAGATAGGTCTGATTTTTTTTGGGGTTCAGGATTTGATGCTACTGAGAAAGCAAATACTACAGACTATTCTTATAGAATGTGGATTTTATGGCCTAAGAACAAATGGTCTTCATTTTTTAATTAG
- a CDS encoding dihydroneopterin aldolase, with the protein MAYRKIIISNLIIETNIGILEHEINKKQTIVINAKFSIKHKNILDDNNIKSILDYRDLRNIIIEETSKQHIKLVETLLDKIKDRIIKEFPEIETLNITIEKPMAFQDCSIGVEISYP; encoded by the coding sequence ATGGCATATAGAAAAATTATTATCTCTAATTTAATTATAGAAACCAATATAGGAATATTGGAACATGAAATTAATAAAAAGCAAACTATAGTAATAAATGCCAAATTTAGTATAAAACATAAGAATATATTAGATGACAATAACATTAAATCTATTTTGGATTATAGAGATCTAAGAAATATAATAATAGAAGAAACAAGCAAACAACACATCAAATTGGTAGAGACCCTTTTAGATAAAATCAAAGATCGAATAATCAAAGAATTTCCAGAAATAGAAACATTAAATATTACAATTGAGAAACCAATGGCTTTTCAAGATTGTTCTATAGGAGTAGAAATATCTTACCCTTAA
- the rpe gene encoding ribulose-phosphate 3-epimerase, protein MNTNNLSALIAPSILSADFSAIGEEIKQVTNAGADWIHIDVMDNHYVPNLTIGPIVCKAIKKIATIPLDVHLMVENVDLLIPEFSKSGADIITIHPETSKHLDRTLSLIKDCNCKVGLAINPACNLQILDYIMDKIDLILVMSVNPGFGGQKFLPMSIQKIKDIRKKINEWSLQNRNKSIVLQVDGGINVDNIAKIRSAGANSFVSGSAIFESDNYKKTISAMRMEIQKSDALQLNYE, encoded by the coding sequence ATGAATACAAATAATCTATCTGCTTTGATAGCACCCAGCATATTATCTGCTGATTTTTCAGCAATAGGTGAAGAAATAAAACAAGTCACAAATGCTGGGGCAGATTGGATCCATATAGATGTTATGGACAACCATTATGTACCAAATCTAACAATTGGACCAATAGTTTGTAAAGCAATAAAAAAAATTGCAACAATACCACTTGATGTACATCTTATGGTAGAAAATGTTGATTTACTTATTCCTGAATTTTCTAAATCAGGTGCTGACATTATCACAATACATCCAGAAACATCAAAACACCTAGACAGAACCTTGTCTCTAATTAAAGACTGTAACTGTAAAGTAGGGTTAGCTATTAATCCTGCGTGTAATTTGCAGATTTTAGATTATATAATGGATAAAATTGATTTAATACTAGTTATGTCTGTAAATCCTGGATTCGGTGGACAAAAGTTTCTACCAATGTCTATCCAAAAAATTAAAGATATTCGCAAGAAAATAAATGAATGGTCTTTACAAAATCGCAATAAATCCATCGTGCTACAAGTTGATGGAGGAATTAATGTTGATAATATAGCAAAAATTCGTTCTGCAGGAGCAAATTCTTTTGTATCAGGATCTGCGATATTCGAATCTGATAACTATAAAAAAACTATTAGTGCCATGAGAATGGAAATTCAAAAATCTGATGCTTTACAATTAAATTATGAATAA
- a CDS encoding M61 family metallopeptidase: MLMIKNEKLPDNFVLYNIEIFDLYGHRYKVTINLDNTNNKQIVYIPTWIPGSYVIRDFSSNIEQIKAYSQKKSIQITKLDNSTWIIDECQDPVQIEYIVYAYDDSVRGAYLDINRAFFNGTSVFLCIDNLENLPCIINIQLTTQCKEKKWQIYTSLQEINSIKEQNNDNEYNTYIANSYDALIDSPVEIGTPTICEFLSFGTIHKIVFSGFSSKIDKNRISTDIKKICDEQISFFDPYTKIPPFIDNGNIFIFIININDKHFGGIEHRSSTVISTKRKFLPTENIKKQPKEYSEFLSLISHEYFHSWLIKRIKPASFIKYDLRKPTLTNLLWIFEGFTSYYEYIFLLRCKLINQNYYLNILSERINKTINYPGKYKQTLEESSFDAWIKFYKQNENSINSTVNYYEKGSLIAFGIDTEIRKQSENKYSLDDLMRFLWQKYGKYFYITIQKGLSNDDFVKDTKEATGIDISYIINKYVKDIDDIPIAQWLDYYGLKLECINKLQPTLQMNTFDKDGKVIVKNVIDNGAAYSAGISSGDILIAINNLRLDSTQDLIDIVKLHKIGDEILVHLFHLNELTSVTVRLSTTDKLYRIKNTGKPINGI, encoded by the coding sequence ATAATTTTGTATTATACAACATAGAAATTTTTGACTTATATGGACATAGATACAAAGTTACAATAAACCTAGACAATACAAATAATAAGCAGATCGTATATATTCCAACGTGGATACCTGGAAGTTATGTTATAAGAGATTTTTCTAGCAATATAGAACAAATTAAAGCTTATTCTCAGAAAAAATCTATTCAAATAACTAAATTAGATAACAGCACTTGGATAATAGATGAATGTCAAGATCCTGTCCAGATAGAGTATATAGTATATGCTTATGACGATTCTGTAAGAGGAGCATATCTTGACATAAATAGAGCTTTTTTTAATGGAACCAGTGTATTTTTATGCATAGATAACTTAGAAAACTTGCCTTGCATAATAAATATTCAATTAACAACCCAATGCAAAGAAAAAAAATGGCAAATATACACAAGCTTACAAGAAATTAATTCTATCAAAGAACAAAATAATGATAATGAATATAATACCTATATTGCAAATTCTTATGATGCTTTGATTGACTCCCCTGTAGAAATTGGAACTCCAACCATCTGTGAATTTCTTTCCTTTGGAACAATACATAAAATAGTCTTCTCCGGCTTTTCATCAAAGATAGATAAAAATAGAATATCTACTGACATAAAAAAGATTTGTGATGAGCAAATTTCTTTCTTTGATCCATACACCAAGATACCCCCATTCATAGATAATGGAAATATTTTTATTTTTATCATAAACATAAATGATAAACATTTTGGAGGAATTGAACACAGATCATCAACTGTTATTAGCACAAAAAGAAAATTTCTACCTACAGAAAATATCAAAAAACAACCAAAAGAATATAGCGAATTCTTAAGCTTAATAAGCCATGAATATTTTCATTCCTGGCTTATTAAGAGAATCAAACCTGCCTCTTTCATAAAATATGATCTAAGAAAACCAACACTAACAAATCTATTGTGGATATTTGAAGGTTTTACTTCTTATTACGAGTATATATTTCTATTGAGATGCAAACTAATCAATCAAAATTATTATTTAAATATATTATCAGAAAGAATTAATAAAACGATAAATTATCCCGGCAAATATAAACAAACCCTAGAAGAAAGTTCTTTTGATGCATGGATTAAATTTTATAAACAAAATGAAAACTCTATAAACTCAACTGTAAACTATTATGAAAAAGGATCCTTGATCGCATTTGGAATAGATACTGAAATTCGGAAACAATCAGAAAACAAATATTCCTTAGATGATCTTATGAGATTTTTATGGCAAAAATATGGAAAATATTTTTATATTACAATACAAAAAGGACTATCTAACGACGATTTTGTGAAAGATACCAAAGAAGCTACTGGAATAGATATTAGTTATATAATTAATAAATATGTAAAAGATATAGATGATATACCAATCGCTCAATGGTTAGATTACTATGGATTGAAATTAGAATGTATAAATAAATTACAACCCACTCTACAAATGAATACATTTGATAAAGATGGTAAGGTTATAGTAAAGAATGTTATAGATAATGGAGCAGCATATAGTGCTGGAATATCTTCTGGTGATATCTTGATAGCAATCAACAACCTAAGATTAGATTCTACTCAAGACCTTATAGATATAGTAAAATTACATAAAATTGGAGATGAAATATTAGTTCATTTATTTCATCTTAATGAATTAACATCTGTAACAGTCAGGTTATCAACTACAGATAAACTCTATAGGATAAAAAATACAGGAAAACCAATAAATGGCATATAG